The DNA sequence AACTGATTAatattattgaattattaagCCTAAGATCACTATGGGCAAAGCCAGGCCTGGCATTAACAGGGAGTGGTGTAACACAGGCAGCCACTGAACTCTGAAACAGTGGAAGCGTGTTCTCAACATGAGGGGGTAGCTCTAATTGGCCAGTGtcactgtgattgacaggggagAGGACAAATGCCAGCCTTCCCTCACTGAGAGTCAATTTGCTCTCTCAGGCTCCCATCCACAGATGACTGTGGCATCATCAGGGATAAAACTCATGATCTCCTAGGGAATGCTTTTCTGTCGAACCACTGAAGATGTAACCACTCTGGGACAAGTCTTTAAAAACATAGTTTGCAActttaagaaaatgtaattctttaCATACTGAAATAAGCGAGTTGGATGAGTTCTGTAAACACTTAACCTTTCAATTCCCAGTCCACACAGATCATATATTGAAACTGAACTGCAAACAGATGTTTTGAAATCAGTGACATTACAGACATAACCACGTttacacacagccacccacagGGGGCGATAAGGAGGGTTGTTACTGCAGACAGCCTGTAATAGTTTATAGAGAAGAGGTCATGTGAAGAAAGGAAGTAACCCTTCTGCTGTTCCTGGCTGTTGGGAATCAGATCCAGACTTTTGGAAGGAGTGAATAATATAGATTTTTCTACTAATTCCACAGACATCAAAATCATCATCTTAATTTAATATTCATCAGGTCATTGTATTTACATTGGCCTATTTTTGCGtatatttgattacattttaaaagctttgtaAATCTATAGCTATTTCCTTCTAGATGAAATCATATAGTCAGTTAAACAGGTCCTGTAATAGCTCACCCAGTAATGCAGGGCACTAGCCACATCACTGTTGTGATTCTCAGGCTATGTTTGTAAAATCTTACTGTCACGATTGGTCCCTCccattttccctgtcttgtatattttagttccataccatagtttcatttttctgccccttgtttgattgcttacacctgtccctcatttctagttttgttaagttaatttatttaaaccctTTCTTGagccctgtgtgtttgctgttcattgcatgtttatttgaatctgtgcgtttatgtgttatgttcattatgtttatttgatggttgcatttgtgttaggttcattgtgtttggtttaatgtttgGACCTTTGAAAGCTCATCCTTTTCAGAGCCTTtatttgttagcctgttttgttatcctagccttcgtgtttcctagcctctgttatatcctgcttcccctgtttacctttgtgtgtttttgtttgtttgtaatgtatccccgtaatctccgtgttggctctatgaccctggactgctataatgactacgactctggatttgcccctaataaatctcgttcttctcttcgcctccttaccgctcatcgtTACACTTAACAGTATTAAAGTCATTCTAAATGCAGTAAGTCcagtttattattcattttccaTTCATCGCAAATATTATATAGAGGTAAAATTCACCTCATTTTACATATGAAATATGCTATTTAGAACATACAGCATATCAACATTTGACATATATCAGGTCTGGTTGGTAAACTTATGTTAGAGAAAGACACGtaaacaaagtttaaatttagattttagatcATATATTAATCTACATTGTTAAAGTAGTAGAAGGTTCAGGtttttacaaaatgctttttaacTTTAAACAGTGAATTGAAATGTCAGGAAAAgctgaaaatcttttttttttttttttaatcaaaatacaaTCATATGTATCATAGTAAAGCCCAGCTGCACGGGAGTAAGCACTTCAACTTTTCACTCATCTTCCTCATGTGTAAGGGTGATGTGATCATAAACCTGATTTGTCATCTTACTCTGCTTTCTGGAAAAATCTTCCTCAGTAGTTTTACACTCAACCAGTTCTGACCTCAGAATAAGTACTGAAATCAGAGTTCTGAATTCTCGTCTTCTTGGGGCGTTTCTTTCCAACATTCAGGTTGTCCAGGGAGGCGTAACAAACCTCACCTCCTCCAGCCTGCTGTGAGTTTAAAAGCATCTGGATttgacaattttacatttttatatttaacatttcactGTTACAGTCAAATGGTTAAAAAACAATactgtgagtatgtgtttgtgtacaagtATGTTTCACAGTACCTCATCAGTGTTGGAGTATTTCTGgatctgtgatttgtttttaaacctcTGTTCAACTTCTGCTTCTGTAATCAgaacaatattaataatcacACAACAACATTACAGATCCAGCCTGAAGCACTGGGACAACCACACAGCACAAAGTCCAGGGGTGAAATTACAgctacaaaaatgtacaaaaaaatggattttacaataaaaatgtccaAGTCAGCTCCAACCTCTTTAGCACTGCAGGTCTGAACGGTTCTGAATAAGGACAGTAACTGTTCCAGTCACATTTACACATGAACACGTTCAGAATGGAACGCTTACAAAACgtgctcagcacagtttcctgggcatggttatctaactgtgctcagcacagtttcctCTGCGTGGTTATATAACTGTGCTCAGAGCTGCAGAATCCTTCAGCTGAGAAGTCTTAATTATGTAAGGGTTTGCCAACAGGCTCTGCACAGAGGTAAGACTcatcatgtttctctctctttcttcattaaCATTTGCCATTTGAACATGTTGTGATATTTTGCACACATAAAACTGACACAAAACTAGcccaaacatttttacatcGCCGCCACATATCCTTCTCAGCCCTGATCTCCAGAATGACACTTGTGGAAAAAGAAACCTTAACCAGACTCAGGAGTCCAGAACAGCCTTGCACGGCCTTGGTAACTGTGGAAAAGTTGCTTATGTTAATAATTACTGAATGCATAGCCATTACACTTGACCAGAAGAAATGACAACTATATAGAAATACAAGAAAAGTTTCTAAAAGATTGACGTTTTTGAAAATTGAGAAAAATGTGTGAACTAAAATGGTGtcagtaaaacacaaacacacaaaaatggagACTGAGTGAGTACCTGAATTTCTCTTGCGACAGAAGCAGTAGACacaggtggaggagatgagagaggagaggagaacacacacaggacacacagtgaacagcagCTTCCTGTAGACACCACAGTCTGATacaggaggggtggaggtggaggtgagctCAGCACCAGGGTCTGAAATCAAAGAGGAAGTGGAACTGTCAATTAAAGTTGGAGACAGAACTCATAAAGTAAACACAATGTCATTAATCTTGCATGTCTATTTCacgttaatattaatatataagtaaaatgttctttatggtttaaaTCTTAGAAATGTGGATGAAATTCTACTATCTCAATAAAGAATCTCAATCACATTTGACCATTTATGTTGTAAATACTGCTAAAAAACAGTCAGGAAAATTTTagattgttttaaatacattttttttctttaattcaaaATTGTCTGTTTACTCACTAAAGAAAGTCACTCAGCAGATCAGACTGAGTAATCTTACCATGAAGGGAAAGTAGGATAGTTCTCTTTCCATAAAGGTAAACATCCTTAGAGTTTATAACTCCAGTTTTATCTTTAGTGATGTATATCTTGTGTAAAGCACAGTAGTACAGACCCAAGACTGATTCAGTGATGTTCTTTATCAGCAGGTCATGAATTTGTTTAGAGGGATTCCACACAGAAGAGTAACGTGAAGTAACTTCTTTACTCCAGCCATTCCATGTTATAATCCGAGGAGGTTGATTCTCATGGGAGCAGTTTCTGAACCACACTGGATTAAATCCTTTCTCCCAGATACAGTCACCGTAGAGAGTGGCATTGTCTCCTCGTCTGACTCTCATCTCCACGTCTGCCCCAGAAATCCTCTTCTGACTGGAGAACACCACACCTACAACGGAGAATATATAGTTTAAAATAAGGAAGGTGAGCTTCAACAGAAACAGGCATAACTGTGTTTAGAGTAATAAAGTAAGAAACATAAGATACAGTAGTTTATAAAATGAATTCACTTACACATGAGAGTGATGAGAACAAATCGTGACGTCTCCATCTCAGACTGGCGCTGGGTGGTTGATGGTGATGAGGGTCTTTGACGCGGATGTCTGTTCTGAGATCTGATTGGTCAACGTCAGTGGAACGTTTTTCTCTGTAGTGGCTCTCGTTGAACTCTGTGGTTTAGGGGACTTTATCAGTGGAAAATTTCTCTTTTGGTCAACAAACAACATAATGGCTCTGTATGCAGAAGACTAGCCGATAAGTTTAAAGTTGTCCAGGCACTGAGAAAAGGTAGTTTTAATTAAAGCGCATTCAAGCAAGATTTATACAAACAAATCGCATATAACCTATTGGTTACTGTTACGTAGTCTATAAATATACATGATATGTCAAAAAAAGtttgaactttttttgtttcttcataAAACAGGTTTCATGTAGCCTTTTGTTACTCACATCACTACATACCTTTATATTACTTTCAACTTTGCTGAAGAATAATTTATAGCAGCTACTGGAAAAGCCTTAAAATTAATCATTGAACAAAATACCAGGAAATTAAAGAAAGTACAAGCTCTTTTAAACCTGATTAGGATCGGTTCAATCAGACCAAAgtaatttgtaatgtaatatttacacacaGTCCATCTCACTGACTCATCAGTGTGTCGTACTGAAGGAGCTGAAGGTGCAGGTTTAGATGCCTGTTTATTACATAAAGAACCAAATTCTCAGGGTGGCAGGAGACCATGTCCACACTCCCTGTTTTATCCAGTCAAACGCAGCTGCACTGAACCGTGAGAGTCACATAGCAGAGTGCTAGTGTatctgaacagagcagagagataaCTGGGTGGATCTGATGGATAACAACCTTTCACCACTTCAACCTgtacaaaatgtgatttaaaagcAGGTTATaagctgatcctgggtcagttatgctggtgctgtgctgtgaatGTGGTCTGAGCTGAGGGCTTCCTGTCAagtttcctgtttgtttgctgtttgcaagGTTGCATGAAATGAATCTCAGTTGTTGTGAactatttttcatttaatatctgAAATCTGAGTACTTATGTGAAAAGCCCTAAGAAtcccctccccaccaccaccaaatcAGGCCTGTCAACCACTAATATCTCCACCCAGTGTAAACAGAATTCAGTCACATGGAGGTCATCCTCTGAACTCTCCTCCAAGTCTTATCACTGAAATGATTAAGAGCTATGATCATTTATATCagttacacacaaaacacaaatattactTTAGTTACATtacacctttctcaaactcaaggacacctCACATATCAGATTTTCAAATCATccacacaccaatgagaagcagcagccaatttgcacacagcatactctcagTCAGAAACCACACCCCCCTGAGGGACTGAGATTAAGTGCAGGGGAAGAgattaagaccaggacagaccaccaaccatcactaaacatacatgcacacagaacaatttttagagtatccaatcaacctaataGCCATGTTTTTGAagtgtgggaggaaacccacaaaGACACAGGGGGAACATGGAAACTCAAACCCAAGACTCTTGTGCTGAGAGgaaaacatgctaaccaccaagccactgtgCCAGCCTATGGCACTCCTAGAATACATCACAGGTGAGAGAAGAACCTcgataaatgaaaatgtaaatcaaaATGTGAATAAAGATGTTCATTTGTAGCATAAAAGCTGTCAGCCCTCAGGACTACCTACAGCTGTGTGGATGTTCTTAGCTCTAACACTTTTATGTAGGACTTTACACCAAACACttatagttttattttgagCAAAACTGCATTGTATATTGATGACAGAAATGTAATCTTAGAAATGTACtcagtctttttctctctctctgtctctctctctctctctctctctctctctctctctctctcacacacacacacacacacacacacacacacacacactttgtgtttgttggagaCACAGGAGGCCCTGCAGCAGGGAGCGTTAAGAGATCTgcacactgatctgagatctgaaCTTTGTTATTTATAACTGATCTGAGATCTACACACTCTCATTTTGGGCagtagtggttaaggtacttgactagttatcagaaggttgctggttcaagctccaccactgccaagttgctactgttgggcccagagcaaggcccttaatcctcaaatgctcaagttgtattcagtcataattgtaataaaagtcataattgaataaaagtgtcagctaaatgtaacatttgaaaCGGATCTGCACACTGTTATTTATAACTGATCTGAGAGCTGCTACATTCTTTAGATTCATATACATTTTCTGGCATCACTAAGTAAATTAAACTGATTCTAATTCTGCGCAAAACATGAGGTACACAGTCTGTGGATGTAAAAAAGTGCTTATGtaggagtgtgtctgtgtgcacatgcaagcatgtgtctctccctgtgtaTTTATGAAATGAAGATGCATAAACAGATGTGTATATGCATAAGGCAATccatcaaaaatgtatttatatagcactttttacaacagatgtcacaaagcagctttacaaatgtccgagtccaagtcTCCAGTGAGTAATTCAAGGacaacagtggtgaggaaaaactccttagagcatgagaaagaaaccttgagaggaaccaagacataaaggggggcccatcctcctctggctgacaatggtcaccacaataataacaattttatgagaaaaataaattcaaaatgaaaaaataagcaattaatgtctagtacaactttctagaggtcctagtcttgtcctgatggtgtgtatgtgtccaagtcccatcctgcaagagaacgtccattaaagGCAATGGAGAGGTAGTtggttggggtggaggtgtgatgggCTATAGCAGGGGACATCGGGGGTgggggagtagccatggcagctgagatgggttgaggctcagtaacatcatgacatcccacaagagaatgtccattaagtgattgtgtgcatgtgtacgtgaacgagcgtgtgcgtgagtgtttgt is a window from the Electrophorus electricus isolate fEleEle1 chromosome 9, fEleEle1.pri, whole genome shotgun sequence genome containing:
- the LOC118242028 gene encoding uncharacterized protein LOC118242028; the protein is METSRFVLITLMCVVFSSQKRISGADVEMRVRRGDNATLYGDCIWEKGFNPVWFRNCSHENQPPRIITWNGWSKEVTSRYSSVWNPSKQIHDLLIKNITESVLGLYYCALHKIYITKDKTGVINSKDVYLYGKRTILLSLHDPGAELTSTSTPPVSDCGVYRKLLFTVCPVCVLLSSLISSTCVYCFCRKRNSEAEVEQRFKNKSQIQKYSNTDEQAGGGEVCYASLDNLNVGKKRPKKTRIQNSDFSTYSEVRTG